GTCTTTACGCCGTTCGAGGTTCCATAGACCATTTTATCTTCTTTATCAATTATTCCGTCGTAGTGTATAACGTCAGTAGTTGTTCCCAGGCCTTTTTCCTGTGATACTTCGAGTACTGTTCCCTTGCCCATGCCTTCGTTTACTTCGAGATTATCTCCTAGGTATTTCTGGGCTAATCCTGTTACAACCATCAGTAGTTCAGGAATTCCTTCACCTGTCTTGGCGCTGATTGGCACTATAGCTGCCTTTTTCTGGAAACTTTCGACCCGGTCGAATCTGTCTGCAGTCACCTCTACTTCCTCGTGTAGATCGCTCATTAGTTCGTATATTTTCTCATCAAGTGCGTTTACGTTTCTCTCGTTCTGCTGCTTGATGTTTTTGGTGAATAGCTGGTGTTTGGAGTTCCAGCCATGAAGGGTATCGATCTTGTTAAATGCAATTACAAAGGGAGTTCCTGAGTCCTGAAGGATTTGTAGTGCTTCCTCTGTCTGTGGCTGAATTCCTTCGGTCACATCTACAACGACTATTGCTATGTCCGAGATTGAGCCTCCGCGTTTTCTGAGGGATGAAAAAGCTGCGTGACCTGGTGTGTCAATGAAAAGTATTCCAGGTATTGTAAGTTCGGTATCTAGTTGTCCGAGAAGATCTCCGCATACATTCTCAACGGTCTGTATAGGTACTTCAGTTGCCCCGATCATCTGTGTGATACTTCCTTCCTCGTCTTCGGTTATCTCTGATTCTCTAATCTTGTCAAGAAGTGATGTTTTCCCAGCGTCTGTATGACCCAGTACCGATAAAATTGGCTGTCGGGGCATTGTATATCACTAAGTTTATAGAATCCGATTTAATGTTATAAAGAAAACGGTTATTTATGAAGAGGAGTTAGGAATAGAGAGATAGGCGGACAGGAATTATTTTTGCTTCGATGGATACTCGTGCTGCCGATTATTCTTCCAGTTCTTCTCACACTTGGAGTTACAGAAGTGAACTTTTTTGCCACTTTGGAGAACCATCAGTTTTCCTTCAGTCTTTTGAAGTTCCTCTCCACAGTATTTACATTCTGCCATCTACTCGTTCACCTCATGATCAAGTCTTTGAAAATTTCTCATTTTTGATTATCCCTCCATTTCTGTTTCTTTGATGTGAACCACGTCGTCTTCTCTGATGGGTCCACGAGTATTTCTTACAAGAATTTTGCCTTCTTCGCTTCCTTCAATTATTCTGCAACGGATTTTTCGGACTCCTCTGTGTCCTTGATCTCCGATCACTTCAACTACTTTGGCTGCTACCACGAAATTCTCACTTTTTGAGTTTCTAGAATCTGGAACCGCGTAGGGCGGCTCTCAGTTTTGCTTTCAGGTTTTGAAGAATCATGGATTGTTCACTCTTCGTCTTTGTCGAGAAGTTCTCTTGCTTTTAGTCTTATGTCGTCTACCTGATCTTCAGCCTGTCCGACTGAAGTAACCGCGATTGCAGCGCTCTGTACATTGATGCCTGCTGCCAATCCAAGTTCTTCTTTGTCAGGGACGAATGTGTATGTAATATCTTTTTCTTCCGCCATTGCTGGTAAATGCATTACAATTTCTTCAGGTGATACATCTGAAGCAATTACAATCAGGTCTGCTTCATTTCTCTCGATCGCTTTCGTTACTTCGTTGGTACCGATTACGACCTTACCTGTGTCGTCTGCTTTTTCGATAGCGTCGTAGGTTTTTTCTGCTAATGAATCTGATGGTTCGAATTTTTGGAATGCCATTATTTGTTAACACCTTTCGCAACCTTGGGTCATCAAGGCTTATGCTCTAGAATAGTTTGAAACTTTTTTATAGGGACTGCAGTTGTATATGTGAGAGGGTTGGGATGCTTGGCCTTTACTGTCTTTCCGGATTAATTTGGAGAGTTTATCGGATTTGATTTAATCAAGTTCTTCTTTAAGATCCGGCACTATGAGTATGTCAGTGTTTATAAGTTTTTGTTTCCATCTGCTTCAATTTCTTTCAAAAGTTGCTATTTTAGGAATCTGATCAGTTTCATTCCTGAATTTTCATATTTCTACTCGCCCAGTTTTTCCAATTAGCTTTTTCCCGATCCGGATCATTCTTCATGTCATTCCTGCTGGTTGCTGTTCTGCTGGGAAATTATGTTCTTGACACCTGACCTATCTTGTTCGAGGCTATGGAGTAATTCTTTTGCCTCCTTTTCGGTCGCCCTGTCCTCCTCTATACCTCTTTCCAGCTGATTCACGGTATCCTCTATCTCCCTGGATAGATACCTCATCTCCCGTATCATATTTTTGGCTGATTCAAATTTTTGTCTCCTGATAAATAATGGACCTTTATCGATTTCCGGTACATCTATCTGTTTTGTTTCCGCAGGTTCAGGTATAGAATCATTAAGTCTTGAGTCCGAGTTAGTATTTGTTGTTGAATTCGGTGATCTGTTCTGGTTCTGTTGAGTCTGTGATTCCTGTGCTTGCTGTGATGTGTTTTGTCTGCTGCCTCTATTTTGTTGGTTCTGTGGTGGTGAATCAAAGGTTTCTACTTCTTTGGATGGGGTATTCTCTTTATGCTGTTTTTTGTTTTGCTGCTGGTTCTGTTTTTGTGTAGGAGTGTCCGATTTTTCCTTGTTCTGGAACCTTTCTTCAAAAGATTTTTCGGATGGCTCTGACACATCATCATGTTCGGTCGGGTCCGGGTCTTGAGAGAAGGACTGTGTTTGGTTGATGTTTTGGTTCGGAGAGCCGTCATCGTCTTCTTCAAATCCATGTGGGAACTCTTCTTCTGGTTCATCAGTTTCTTTTTGCTGGTTCTGTGGAGGCTGCTGATCTGGCGTACTGCTGTTAACCATCTGTTTTATATCCTCCATATTCTCCTGTAGTTGGTCTTTGTCGTCTCCTCCTATACCGAACATAGTGTTACATAAGATTTGGTCTTACCGGGTTTAAATATTCGGGTATTACAGGCTTTTAGAATTTCTTTAAGGTCATTTGCGTTTTCCTATCAACTAGATCAGATACTCTTAGGCCGACTCTACGCAATGAGGCGTTTTTTTCTTCTAATAGTCTTCTAATCAATTTGTCAGAGTGGTTGATGAGTTCTTTCTTTGACTCCGCGGTATCTATTTTTGTGGATCGGGTGTACTGGTTTAACTCGGTATCTATACCTATAATAGCTATTTTTCCGAAAGCTTTCTGCTCTGATTCTATTCTTTCATCTAGTTTTTCGGCGATCTCTTCTATTTCCTTCATTATATAGCGATGGCTTTTGGAGTTTCTCTCCATAGTTTTGATCTTGGAAATCTGTTTCTGTTCTCCTGATTCTAGCTTTCTTGAACCTTTACCTATGGCTTTCCTCTTCAGTGAAGCGGCTTTCTCTCTACCGAACTTCTGTGCTAGTATGGTGTTATTAACTTCTCTTAAATCCTCTACAGTCTTTATCCCTGTTTCTTCCAGTATTTTCTCAGTTTTGCTTCCTACGCCGTGAAGATCAATCACATCTTTTTCAGACAGAAATTCCTTTTTGCTGTCTTTCCCTACTTTTTCTAATCCGTCAGGTTTGTCATCATCTGAAGCCAGTTTCGCTAGAAACTTGTTCGGAGCTATACCTATTGATGCAGTCAGTCCAAGTGATTCTATTCCTGCCTTGATCTTTTTTGCTTTTTCAACTTCATCTCCTTCAAGTCTGAAGTAGGCCTCGTCGATGCTGGTCTTCTGTATTTTGCTTGTGAAAGAGCTTAGGATTGCCAGTAGTTCCTCCGATTTTTTGCGGTAGAAATCATGGTCTGCCTCAAGAAATACTGTTTCCTCCGTTGCTTTGTCCTTGGCTTCTCTCAGAGGTATTCCTGAGTCTATTCCGAGTTCCCTTGCCTGATAGTTACAGGTCGATACTGCTCCTGAGCTCTTATTCCGGGTGTATATACATATCACAACAGGTTTTTCCTTCAGTTCTGGTCTTCGGAGTTCTTCACAGCTGGCGAAAAATGCATCCATATCGATGTGTGCGATCATGTAACTAGAATGGAAGGTTTATTTAAAAACAGAAGTCGGGAGCTGAACCGGTAGTTCCACTAGTTGAGCTTTCCCACATGTTTTTCTACATCTTCTATGTAGTCCTCAACTCTGGATCGATAGCTTTCGTCCCGTAATTCTCCGTCTTCAGAGAATACATCTGTAACACCTGAGATAGGAAGGTTGGGTCCGGGTTTACCATTAACTGCCAAGGTTATATCATGGAGATGTGATAGACCTCTAACACCGCCGAATCCTCCGGCGGATGTCGTTACGTAACTGAATGGTTTATCATCGTACTCTGGGTAAAGATGGTCCAATGCGTTCTTGAGTACTCCTGGGATTGAGTGGTTGTATTCCGGGGTGATTATTACCAGACAGTCTGTTTTCCTGATTTTTTCACTGAGAAGTTGTGCGTTCTCTGGTGCCTCACCTTCATCAGAGTAGGTCCTATAGTTGAGAAACGGGATTTCTTTCTCTTTCAGGTCAAAGATTTCGGGTTGATGCCCTGCTTCTTCCAGTTTCTCTTTGAGAAACTCGGCTGCATGGACGGTTTTTCTTCCGTCTCGGGTTGAGCCTATCAGGAGGAGAAAATGCATTTTATTCCTTTTCTTCAGTTTCTTCGGTTTCGGGTCGGAAGTCTGAAAGGTTGAGCTCGATTTTTTGTCCGTTCTCTCCCTGCAGCTGTTCTGCAAGTAGGTAGTATACGAGACCGATCGAGTTCTCCGCCTTGTTATTTGCCGGTATTACAAGATCAATGTTGTCCAGACTGTTTCCTGAGTCTGCGAGAGCTATCACGGGTATTTGTGCATCGACTGCTTCGTCGATTGCCTGAGCGTCTTCTTCCGGATCTGTGACTATAACTACTTCGGGTTCCATGAAGTCATCGGAGTTCGGGTTTGTCAGTGTTCCCGGCATGAATCTTCCTGCAATTACTTCTGCGCCTATTTCCTCTGAGAAAGCTTCTAGGGGCATTCTTGATGCTTCCTTTCTTCCAACAACTAGAATTTCTTCTGGACTGTATTTTGACAGAAATCTCGCTGCACTTCTTATTCTTTCATCTGTCTGGTTGAGATCGATTACTGATAGCTGGTTCTTTTTCACGTGGAAAATGTATTCCTCCATGTCACTGTGTTTTGTCTGTGTTCCGATATGTACTCCGTGTGAAAGATATTTTTCACGATCTATCAGCAGCTCTTCTTCGTCACTCACTTAAAAACCACCTGATTTTCTGTGTAAACAGAGAAAATTAATGTTCGGTTCATAACCGGATAGTCGAAGACTAAATATTAAATAAGGGTTTGATCTGCTAGAAACTGTTCAGTTCCGGGTTCTCCATCTTGCCCCAACTCCTCAAGAGAGTATTCAGTTTTGCTATTCTAATATCTGAGATTCCGGCTTTGATGACAGGCGTTTCCCACTCCAGTGCGAGGTCTGAGATTGTTGAGTCACAGGTCTCACCTGATCGATGTGAGATGACAGTGATGTAGTTGTTCTCCTTTGCAAGTTCTACTGTTTCCCTGGCATCTGTTACCGTCCCTACCTGGTTTGGTTTGACTATCAGTGCGTTTCCCGCGCGGTTCTCTATTCCTTCCTGTAACCTCTCTTTCTGTGTTACAAAGAGGTCGTCTCCGGCTATCATTATTTCAGGGTTCTTCAACGTTAGTCGGGCATGGTTTCTGAGATCATCTTCATGGAACGGATCCTCGACATAAACCAGGTCGAACCCATCGATTAGTTTCTGCACGAAATCCAGCATCTGATCTCCGTCGAACTTTTGCCTCATCGAAGGCAGGTTATATTTTTCAGTTTCTCGGCTGTAGAACTCAGAGGCTGCAATATCCAGTCCGATCCTCGCATCATGTTTGTCGGCTACTTTTTTCAGCGCCTTCAGTGTTTCCTCGTCATCCATCGAGGTTACTAATGCGCCTTCATCGTTCATACCCATTACTTTCTGTGAGTATCTTTCCTTCAGTTCCTGGTAGATCGTGGTATTTGTCCTTATTGCTTCTGGAAAGGTCTCTGCGTTGACAGGTAACACAAGAAACTCCTGTATAGCGGTGTTTCCTCCATGTTCTCCTCCACCAATCACATTGCTGAGCGGTAGCGGGAATTTTTTACCTCTCTGGAATCCGTCTGCGTTCTTGAACGCAAAGCTTGAGGCGACTGCTGCCGATCCGATTCGGGAGAACTTGTCTGTACCATCAAGTTCTCTGAGCTTGTTATCAAACTCTTCCTGTGTCAGGTTTTTTCCTTCAAGCTTTGAGAGAAGCTCTTCAGTTCCATCAAGATGTTCCGGGACAAATGCCTCTGCTTCGTACATTCCGGTTGAAGCTCCGGAAGGCGCCTTTCCGTAGCTGGAGTTTATTTCCGCTTCCACAGTAGGTTTTGTACGTGAGTCAATTATCTGCCTGAGTTTCAGAGACTTGATTTCCATAAAGTAGAATTAGCTGTTCTTGTTTAAAATCTGGCTGGGTGAAGAATTGGTAAATAAAGAGAAGAAACGTGGATACTTTAGTTGTTCTTGACTGTAATTGGGAGTTTGTCTTCTTCCATTTCCTTTCTCGCTGTTTTTAGTGGTTTCTCACCTTCTTCTGCGTCTACGAATGCTGGTGCTCCCTGCGCTAGCTGGAGCGTTCTCGCTCCAATTACTCTTGCCTTTTCGTATCTTGTGTAGTTCATTTTAAGTATCACCTTTTGATGATCAACCAATGTAGCCGAGATCCTGTTGGCTCTGGCTTTCTTGGTCCTGACCCTGTTTGCCTTTGAGGTTTTGAAGTTTTTTAAGGACTTCCTGTGACTCCTTTACTTTCTCGTCCAGTTCTGAATAATCTATATCAAGATCCAGGATTTTCTCAATTGACTGTAGTACGGCCTCGGTTGCCTTTGGATCGCTTAGGAGGAATCCTGGGGTTTCCCCTAGCAGGCAGATTCCGGAGTAGTCTCTCTCGTGACCGAGTCCAA
This portion of the Nanohaloarchaea archaeon SW_7_43_1 genome encodes:
- a CDS encoding 30S ribosomal protein S2 yields the protein MSDEEELLIDREKYLSHGVHIGTQTKHSDMEEYIFHVKKNQLSVIDLNQTDERIRSAARFLSKYSPEEILVVGRKEASRMPLEAFSEEIGAEVIAGRFMPGTLTNPNSDDFMEPEVVIVTDPEEDAQAIDEAVDAQIPVIALADSGNSLDNIDLVIPANNKAENSIGLVYYLLAEQLQGENGQKIELNLSDFRPETEETEEKE
- the rpl7ae gene encoding 50S ribosomal protein L7ae (multifunctional protein; binds C/D boxes of sRNAs and guides RNA post-transcriptional modification; also binds KT-15 motif in 23S rRNA): MAFQKFEPSDSLAEKTYDAIEKADDTGKVVIGTNEVTKAIERNEADLIVIASDVSPEEIVMHLPAMAEEKDITYTFVPDKEELGLAAGINVQSAAIAVTSVGQAEDQVDDIRLKARELLDKDEE
- a CDS encoding DNA-directed RNA polymerase subunit K; the protein is MNYTRYEKARVIGARTLQLAQGAPAFVDAEEGEKPLKTARKEMEEDKLPITVKNN
- the rps28e gene encoding 30S ribosomal protein S28e (the function of S28E in the ribosome is unknown but the structure shows a variants OB-fold that is found in nucleic acid-binding proteins), with amino-acid sequence MVAAKVVEVIGDQGHRGVRKIRCRIIEGSEEGKILVRNTRGPIREDDVVHIKETEMEG